One part of the Arachidicoccus terrestris genome encodes these proteins:
- a CDS encoding protein O-mannosyl-transferase family — MNFKKWNNLVGWAVCLIACATYILTTELGGSFWDCGEFVSSCYKVQIPHPPGAPLFVLIGRFFIVLFGDHPENAAKAVNVMSALASGFAILFLFWTITHFARRIVQGTRALADLTKNEVVMIMLAGVVGALGYAFTDSFWYSAVEGEVYALSAFFTALVFWAMLKWEHKADEPGADKWIIFIFFMMGLAVGVHLLNLLTIPAVVMIFYFRKRHLFNYTLVKKYFIRIVLIGGGLGFVGALLSANSVANSAGVPMDSTVAMLILFGAIICALLVRGVEKINSDKKELYGGAYIFFVISVIILGFVQIGVIQTSIKLAGHLDIFFVNSLNLPIFSGFIAFFVILAIALFIVLRMAKKKNWQFVKLGVWCIVFLLIGFSSYLTTMIRSTANPSIDMYNVDNPMSLVGYLGRDQYGDFPLLYGQKFTASPIAPYYGATQYQKGVDANGKIKYIPTGKKFSFLYSSEDQMIFPRVWNTGHDRRQTDYYANFLGIGKDQQGNYERAPNFVDNLKFFMGYQVYYMYLRYFLWNYSGRQNDMQGNTVSDVRDGNWITGIPFIDNFMYGDQSLMPEALKTNKAHNVLFALPLILGLIGMFYQFKRKGDDGLITFLLFFMTGFAIVMYLNQAGNEPRERDYAYAGSTYAFAIWIGIGVFKVRDWFQKISNQKVATTLAGVVCVLAVPVLMAGQEWDDHDRSNKALAPDLAKDYLESCAPNAILFTFGDNDTYPLWFAQEVEGVRPDIRVINTSLLGIDWYINNLRVKVNESDSVDVILSQKQIEGDNRNQVVFVPKNFPQDRYYDLYDMMKNYVGSEDRSKQVQMNDGNMYSTFPVKNVFVPVNKEVVEKNGTVNAKDSVLSSLQFTIPKNNLFKNDLAILNIIAANKWKRPIYFTMNQQIGLGFDEYLRKDGLSYRLVPVAPNTTSTDSVFNRFNAKYGSIMGLLKENVNADWMYEKLMKKFVFGNADLPGVYFDEENRRHLITIREAFADAAIAMVKNGKHDEAKKLLERADKMMLEQNFPYGMPSRMGMHNQTSLKFLMAAYMAGDEHLAKKVDKSLRTDLQQEITYFNSISQDKIGNYYFEVTSYPQYLIMMDELSKDASPQSPVNHLENADTLNTMDTGK; from the coding sequence ATGAATTTTAAGAAATGGAACAACCTTGTCGGGTGGGCGGTTTGCCTGATTGCCTGTGCAACCTATATATTAACCACTGAATTAGGCGGTAGTTTCTGGGATTGTGGTGAATTTGTCAGCAGCTGTTACAAAGTACAGATTCCCCATCCACCGGGCGCGCCCTTGTTTGTGCTCATTGGCCGTTTTTTTATTGTTCTGTTCGGCGATCATCCTGAAAATGCGGCCAAAGCGGTCAATGTGATGAGCGCACTGGCCAGCGGTTTTGCCATCTTATTTTTGTTCTGGACAATTACCCACTTCGCCCGCAGGATTGTGCAGGGTACCAGGGCTCTGGCTGATCTGACCAAAAATGAAGTGGTGATGATTATGCTGGCCGGTGTAGTAGGAGCGTTGGGATATGCCTTTACGGATTCCTTCTGGTATAGCGCCGTTGAAGGGGAAGTATATGCTTTATCGGCTTTCTTTACGGCGTTAGTCTTCTGGGCTATGCTTAAATGGGAGCATAAGGCAGATGAACCAGGCGCTGATAAGTGGATTATTTTCATCTTCTTTATGATGGGACTTGCCGTGGGGGTCCACCTGTTGAACCTGTTGACGATTCCGGCGGTTGTTATGATCTTCTATTTCAGGAAAAGACATCTTTTTAATTACACACTGGTCAAAAAGTATTTTATCCGCATTGTGCTGATCGGTGGTGGTCTGGGATTTGTCGGTGCTTTACTGAGCGCTAATTCTGTTGCGAATAGCGCCGGTGTGCCCATGGATTCTACCGTGGCTATGCTGATTCTGTTCGGCGCTATTATCTGTGCGCTGCTGGTAAGAGGCGTAGAAAAGATCAATAGTGATAAGAAGGAATTATACGGAGGCGCATACATCTTTTTTGTCATCAGTGTAATAATCCTGGGATTTGTGCAGATTGGTGTTATTCAAACCTCGATCAAACTGGCAGGTCATTTGGATATCTTTTTTGTGAATTCTCTGAATCTGCCGATTTTTTCCGGATTTATCGCCTTTTTTGTAATCCTGGCGATTGCCCTGTTTATCGTATTGAGGATGGCAAAAAAGAAAAACTGGCAGTTTGTCAAACTGGGTGTCTGGTGTATTGTTTTCCTGTTGATCGGGTTCAGCTCCTATCTGACGACAATGATCAGAAGCACAGCCAATCCGTCCATTGATATGTATAATGTGGACAATCCTATGAGTCTGGTTGGCTATCTGGGCCGTGACCAATATGGCGATTTCCCGTTACTCTATGGACAGAAGTTTACTGCTTCTCCCATCGCCCCTTATTACGGAGCCACCCAATACCAAAAAGGGGTAGACGCCAACGGTAAGATCAAATACATCCCGACAGGGAAGAAATTTTCCTTTCTTTACAGTTCAGAAGATCAGATGATCTTCCCACGTGTCTGGAATACCGGCCATGACAGGAGACAGACCGATTATTATGCGAACTTCCTGGGTATTGGTAAGGACCAGCAGGGTAATTATGAAAGAGCGCCCAATTTTGTGGACAATCTCAAGTTCTTCATGGGCTATCAGGTCTATTACATGTATTTGAGGTATTTCCTGTGGAATTATAGCGGCCGGCAAAATGACATGCAGGGTAATACGGTCTCGGATGTCAGAGACGGAAACTGGATCACCGGGATTCCATTCATTGATAATTTTATGTACGGAGACCAGTCCCTGATGCCTGAAGCGCTGAAAACGAATAAGGCTCATAATGTCCTGTTCGCCTTGCCGCTGATCCTGGGGCTTATCGGAATGTTCTACCAGTTTAAGCGTAAAGGAGATGACGGATTGATTACCTTCCTGCTATTTTTTATGACCGGTTTTGCGATCGTTATGTATCTGAATCAGGCAGGGAATGAGCCCAGGGAACGTGATTACGCATATGCAGGCTCCACCTATGCTTTTGCAATATGGATCGGCATCGGTGTCTTTAAAGTCCGTGACTGGTTCCAGAAGATATCCAATCAGAAGGTAGCTACGACACTGGCCGGGGTTGTTTGTGTACTGGCCGTACCGGTACTGATGGCCGGTCAGGAATGGGATGATCATGACCGCAGCAATAAAGCATTGGCACCCGATCTGGCTAAAGACTACCTGGAAAGTTGTGCACCGAATGCCATTCTCTTTACTTTCGGGGATAATGACACTTATCCACTTTGGTTCGCCCAGGAAGTGGAAGGTGTCCGGCCGGATATCCGTGTGATTAATACCAGTTTATTAGGCATTGACTGGTATATCAATAACCTTCGCGTTAAAGTCAATGAAAGTGACTCCGTGGACGTGATCCTTTCTCAAAAACAAATAGAAGGGGATAACCGGAATCAGGTTGTTTTTGTTCCCAAGAACTTTCCACAGGACAGGTATTATGATTTGTATGATATGATGAAGAATTATGTGGGAAGTGAAGATCGCTCTAAGCAAGTGCAGATGAACGATGGTAACATGTATAGTACTTTCCCCGTTAAAAATGTATTCGTTCCTGTTAATAAGGAAGTAGTAGAGAAAAACGGAACGGTCAACGCGAAGGACAGTGTGCTGAGTTCTTTGCAGTTTACGATTCCAAAGAATAACCTATTTAAAAACGACCTGGCTATTCTGAATATCATTGCTGCCAATAAATGGAAACGGCCCATTTATTTTACCATGAATCAGCAAATCGGACTGGGTTTTGATGAATACCTGCGTAAAGATGGTTTAAGCTATCGTCTGGTACCTGTTGCGCCGAATACAACCAGTACGGATTCTGTTTTTAACCGTTTTAATGCTAAATATGGCTCTATCATGGGACTGCTGAAAGAAAATGTCAATGCAGACTGGATGTATGAAAAACTCATGAAAAAGTTTGTATTTGGCAATGCGGATTTGCCAGGTGTCTATTTTGACGAAGAAAACAGACGGCATTTAATTACAATCAGAGAGGCCTTTGCAGATGCAGCCATCGCGATGGTGAAGAATGGCAAACATGATGAAGCCAAAAAATTGCTGGAAAGAGCCGATAAAATGATGCTGGAACAGAACTTTCCTTACGGAATGCCTTCCAGAATGGGGATGCATAATCAGACGAGTCTGAAGTTCCTGATGGCCGCCTACATGGCTGGTGATGAACATTTGGCCAAAAAGGTGGATAAGTCACTGCGTACAGACCTGCAGCAGGAAATTACCTACTTCAACTCTATATCGCAAGACAAAATAGGCAACTATTATTTTGAGGTGACCAGCTATCCGCAATACCTGATTATGATGGATGAACTGTCTAAAGATGCAAGTCCCCAATCGCCCGTCAATCATCTGGAAAACGCAGATACCTTAAATACAATGGATACCGGTAAATAG
- a CDS encoding sodium:solute symporter — protein sequence MVRSCIADIGIIDPVILFIYEAFRMSNLDWWIMCLTFLVIILYGVYKSRGQRNVDSYFLDNKSMPWYLILFSIIGTQASAVTFLSAPGQAFTDGMRFVQYYFGLPIAMIVICIAFVPIFHKLKVYTAYQFLEDRFDLKTRSLTAFLFLLQRGMSTGISIYAPAIIVSSILGWNIYWTNIFMGGFLIIYTVLGGTRAVAHTQKLQLFIIIAGMFLAGYMVVHLLPNGVSFSDALHIAGKSGKLNVITTPTNVGDHSFWEDKYTLWSGLIGGFFLALSYFGTDQSQVGRYLTARSIRESRMGLLLNGLVKVPMQFLILLIGALLFAFYQFQPAPLSFNEMQLHKIEDPVLHNRISELQRRFDSVSQLKNTTTLALVDQIHADDKKKIQQSRQQLSNLQIQTEQLRAEAKTVIKKADPAADTNDTNYIFLNFVIHYLPKGLIGLLFAIIFLAAWGSIAAALNSLSSTTVIDIYKRSVRPLASERHYLNVSRWFTLFWGVFCIVIAQFANKLGSLIEAVNVLGSLFYGTILGIFMIAFFMKRVKGAAAFWAAILTELIIIIIYNLDIVSFLWLNAIGCLLTMLLGYFLQKILPDPPDKKAAGVFEK from the coding sequence ATGGTACGCAGCTGTATTGCTGATATTGGTATTATTGATCCTGTTATTTTATTTATTTACGAAGCATTTCGCATGAGTAACCTCGACTGGTGGATAATGTGTCTGACCTTTTTGGTAATCATTTTGTATGGTGTATACAAAAGCAGGGGACAGCGCAATGTAGACAGCTATTTTCTGGATAATAAATCCATGCCCTGGTACCTGATCTTATTTTCTATTATCGGTACACAGGCCAGCGCTGTTACCTTCCTGTCTGCTCCGGGACAGGCCTTTACGGATGGAATGCGCTTTGTACAGTATTATTTTGGGCTGCCCATTGCGATGATTGTTATCTGTATTGCCTTTGTGCCGATATTTCATAAGTTAAAAGTCTATACAGCTTATCAGTTTCTGGAAGACCGGTTTGATCTAAAAACAAGGTCTTTAACAGCTTTTCTGTTTTTATTGCAACGAGGCATGTCTACGGGCATCAGTATTTATGCCCCGGCTATTATCGTCTCTTCGATATTGGGCTGGAATATCTACTGGACCAATATATTCATGGGCGGCTTTTTGATCATTTATACTGTACTTGGCGGAACCAGAGCGGTCGCGCATACGCAAAAACTACAGCTTTTTATTATTATTGCAGGTATGTTTCTGGCCGGTTATATGGTCGTCCACTTATTACCGAACGGTGTCAGTTTCTCTGATGCTTTGCATATTGCCGGCAAATCGGGTAAACTTAATGTTATTACCACGCCTACCAATGTCGGGGATCATAGTTTCTGGGAAGATAAGTATACTTTGTGGAGTGGATTAATCGGGGGCTTTTTTCTGGCGCTTTCCTATTTTGGTACGGATCAGAGCCAGGTGGGCCGCTACCTGACGGCCAGATCTATACGGGAAAGCCGGATGGGATTGCTGTTGAACGGCCTGGTTAAAGTACCTATGCAGTTTCTGATCCTGTTAATCGGTGCACTCTTATTTGCCTTCTATCAGTTTCAGCCGGCACCACTTTCTTTCAATGAAATGCAGCTCCACAAAATAGAAGACCCCGTCTTACATAACCGGATCAGCGAGCTGCAACGACGTTTTGATTCTGTCAGTCAACTAAAGAATACAACGACCCTGGCACTGGTCGACCAGATCCATGCAGATGATAAAAAGAAGATTCAACAGTCCAGGCAACAACTGTCCAACTTACAAATCCAAACGGAACAACTAAGAGCGGAAGCGAAAACAGTGATCAAGAAAGCCGATCCGGCCGCCGACACCAACGACACCAACTACATTTTTTTAAATTTTGTGATTCACTATCTACCCAAAGGCCTGATCGGTTTATTATTTGCGATCATATTTCTGGCTGCCTGGGGATCTATTGCTGCGGCCCTTAACTCTCTGTCATCAACCACGGTGATTGACATCTATAAAAGGTCCGTCAGGCCGCTGGCCTCGGAGCGTCATTACCTGAATGTGTCCAGATGGTTTACACTGTTTTGGGGTGTGTTTTGTATTGTGATTGCGCAGTTTGCCAATAAACTGGGCAGCCTGATCGAAGCCGTTAATGTATTGGGATCGTTATTTTACGGTACAATACTAGGTATTTTTATGATTGCTTTTTTTATGAAGCGGGTCAAAGGCGCTGCAGCTTTCTGGGCCGCTATTCTTACGGAACTGATCATAATCATCATTTATAATCTGGATATCGTATCTTTTTTGTGGCTCAATGCCATCGGCTGCCTATTGACGATGTTGTTGGGATATTTTTTGCAAAAAATATTGCCCGACCCGCCAGATAAGAAAGCGGCTGGTGTGTTCGAAAAATAA
- a CDS encoding PIG-L family deacetylase, with protein MRKVGILSLLLILYTVSIAQRPRRWSASDIKFHLEKLGVLGRVLYLAAHPDDENTMLISFLSKGKMYETAYLSCTRGDGGQNLIGSEQGSELGLIRTEELLGARAIDGGKQFFTTANDFGFSKSATETLKFWRHDSTLANIVWIIRNYQPDIIVTRFPEDARAGHGHHWTSALLAHEAFKAAADPNRFKEQLQFVQTWQAKRLLWNTFSFGHRNTTSPDQFHIETGGYNPLLGRSYGEIAAASRSMHKSQGFGAAPYMGERLEYFKTIEGEAPESSLMDGITTDWSRIKGGAAIGEQISEINRSFQINNPAASVKSLLALLKSIQELPDGRWKSEKLSETQALILACLGFFADATTSEAVAAEGAEISVQIRALNRSDIPVELISYQLAGLDKSIHQALSKGKDYNAKLVLSIPSDAPITEPYWLKEAHPIGYYNVDDPKLVGRPLNPPPYIARLRLNVEGTALDLRLPIQYRHTDEVKGELYQPLVIAPAVTINMNDPVVLLSRDAPAKMIRVEVKAFKDHQQGTLHIHVPDQFEVVQNDLPFNLDKAGDSWMGVFELRLKPGLVNSISLNAKISAIVDGKTYDRGIKVIEHSHIPAITLFPKATTRLVGLDIKTTGKNIGYVAGAGDLVPASLRQLGYQVTPITSASISQKALSGFDAIITGIRAYNINPLLHPLQSKLLNYVKDGGVLLVQYNKNGHMVTDHMGPYPFNVSGDRVTQEDAPVKWLLPDHAALHYPNTLQPADFDGWIQERGLYFTSDADPHYSRLFEMHDSGSQPLDGSTIVCNYGKGKYVYSSLDFFRELPAGVPGAFRLFVNLLAKPADSTK; from the coding sequence ATGCGAAAAGTTGGAATACTCTCGTTATTATTGATTCTTTATACCGTTTCCATCGCACAGCGCCCCCGGCGATGGAGCGCCTCAGACATAAAATTTCATCTGGAAAAATTAGGTGTTCTTGGAAGGGTACTCTACCTGGCAGCTCATCCGGATGATGAGAATACAATGCTCATTTCTTTTTTATCTAAAGGCAAAATGTATGAAACAGCCTATCTGTCATGCACCAGAGGAGATGGTGGGCAGAATCTGATCGGCAGCGAGCAAGGCAGCGAACTAGGGCTTATTCGTACTGAAGAGCTTCTGGGTGCCAGGGCTATAGATGGCGGAAAACAGTTCTTTACGACTGCCAACGACTTTGGGTTTTCAAAAAGTGCAACGGAGACGCTCAAATTCTGGAGGCACGACAGTACTCTCGCTAATATTGTATGGATCATCCGGAATTATCAGCCCGATATTATTGTCACCCGATTTCCGGAAGACGCCCGGGCAGGTCACGGCCATCACTGGACGTCTGCCCTACTGGCTCATGAAGCTTTCAAAGCCGCCGCGGACCCTAATCGTTTCAAAGAACAATTACAGTTTGTTCAAACCTGGCAGGCAAAGCGCTTACTTTGGAATACCTTTAGTTTTGGACACCGTAATACGACGTCCCCGGATCAGTTCCATATTGAAACCGGAGGATATAATCCTTTATTAGGGAGAAGCTATGGAGAGATTGCTGCTGCCAGCCGGAGTATGCATAAAAGCCAGGGGTTCGGTGCCGCTCCTTATATGGGTGAGCGGCTGGAATATTTCAAGACAATAGAAGGTGAAGCGCCTGAATCTTCCCTAATGGATGGCATCACAACTGACTGGTCCAGGATAAAGGGCGGTGCTGCCATCGGCGAACAGATAAGCGAGATTAACCGAAGTTTCCAGATTAATAATCCCGCCGCAAGTGTTAAAAGCCTGCTTGCGCTATTAAAATCCATTCAAGAATTGCCGGATGGCCGTTGGAAATCGGAGAAGTTATCCGAGACCCAGGCACTTATTCTTGCTTGCCTGGGATTTTTTGCAGACGCGACGACCAGTGAAGCTGTTGCGGCTGAGGGGGCTGAAATAAGTGTACAAATCAGGGCGTTGAACCGCTCTGACATTCCTGTTGAGCTGATAAGCTATCAGCTGGCCGGACTAGATAAATCCATTCATCAAGCGCTTTCTAAGGGCAAGGACTATAATGCCAAACTTGTATTATCTATACCCAGTGATGCTCCTATTACAGAGCCGTACTGGCTAAAAGAGGCGCATCCGATCGGCTATTATAACGTTGATGATCCAAAACTTGTTGGCCGCCCTTTAAATCCGCCACCCTATATAGCACGGCTGCGATTAAACGTGGAGGGCACGGCCCTTGATTTGAGGTTGCCCATACAATACCGGCATACCGATGAGGTAAAAGGAGAGCTGTATCAGCCCCTTGTTATCGCCCCGGCAGTTACCATTAACATGAATGATCCGGTAGTACTACTCAGCCGGGACGCGCCAGCTAAAATGATTCGGGTGGAGGTGAAGGCGTTTAAAGATCATCAACAGGGAACACTGCACATTCATGTGCCGGATCAGTTTGAGGTGGTTCAAAACGACCTGCCGTTTAATTTAGACAAAGCAGGAGATAGTTGGATGGGCGTATTTGAACTCCGGTTGAAACCTGGCTTGGTAAATTCAATCAGCCTTAATGCAAAAATATCTGCGATTGTGGACGGCAAGACGTACGACAGAGGCATTAAGGTCATTGAACACAGTCATATTCCTGCTATAACCTTGTTTCCCAAAGCAACGACTCGTCTGGTGGGACTAGATATAAAAACAACCGGCAAGAATATCGGTTACGTAGCGGGAGCGGGCGACCTTGTGCCGGCCTCTCTACGACAATTAGGCTATCAGGTGACACCTATTACTTCTGCTTCTATTTCTCAGAAAGCGCTTTCGGGCTTTGACGCGATTATTACAGGCATCAGAGCTTACAACATTAATCCTCTGCTCCATCCCTTGCAGTCCAAGTTGCTGAATTATGTCAAAGACGGTGGCGTCTTATTGGTACAATATAATAAGAATGGTCACATGGTCACTGACCACATGGGGCCTTATCCTTTTAACGTCTCCGGGGACCGTGTGACGCAAGAGGATGCCCCGGTTAAATGGCTGCTGCCTGATCATGCGGCCCTGCATTATCCGAACACGCTTCAGCCGGCAGATTTCGATGGGTGGATACAGGAACGTGGGCTATATTTTACCAGTGATGCAGATCCGCATTACAGTAGATTGTTTGAGATGCATGACAGCGGTAGCCAGCCGCTGGATGGCTCAACTATAGTCTGCAATTATGGAAAGGGAAAATATGTGTACAGCAGTCTGGACTTTTTTCGCGAATTACCGGCAGGAGTTCCCGGCGCATTCAGGTTATTTGTCAATTTACTGGCTAAGCCTGCAGATTCTACCAAATAA
- a CDS encoding SPFH domain-containing protein: MEKLVKPMSGFLALLLAILSFAAGIILFIYGAGQVLLVIGGFICMIIFIFLMKGLMVISPNHSRVLNFFGKYIASVKDNGLFFVNPLYSTQRISLRLNNLQGQILKVNDKMGNPIEIGAVIVWQVGDTYKAAYEVQDYEGYVKIQSEAAVRMLTGSFAYDNLEDEHASITLREGGHQVNEILEKELSDRLAPAGIKIIEARISHLAYASEIAGAMLQRQQATAIVAARAKIVEGAVGMVEMALQRLSERNVVELDDERKAAMVSNLMVVLCGEKAASPVVNAGTLYQ; encoded by the coding sequence ATGGAAAAATTAGTCAAACCCATGTCCGGTTTCCTGGCCCTATTGCTGGCAATACTATCTTTTGCAGCAGGGATCATCCTTTTTATTTACGGTGCAGGACAGGTCCTGCTAGTGATCGGTGGATTTATCTGTATGATCATTTTTATCTTCCTGATGAAGGGCCTGATGGTCATCAGCCCGAATCATTCCAGAGTACTGAATTTCTTCGGAAAGTATATCGCTTCTGTGAAAGACAACGGACTCTTTTTTGTCAATCCGCTATACTCTACACAAAGGATCAGCCTGCGCCTGAACAACTTACAGGGCCAGATACTGAAAGTCAACGACAAAATGGGCAATCCCATTGAAATCGGCGCCGTTATTGTCTGGCAGGTAGGCGATACATACAAGGCTGCGTATGAAGTTCAGGACTATGAAGGCTATGTCAAGATCCAGAGCGAAGCTGCCGTCCGGATGCTGACAGGCAGTTTTGCCTATGATAACCTGGAGGATGAACACGCCAGTATCACTTTAAGAGAAGGTGGTCACCAGGTGAATGAGATCCTGGAAAAGGAGTTGTCCGACCGCCTGGCCCCTGCCGGCATCAAAATTATTGAAGCACGAATCAGCCACCTGGCCTATGCCTCGGAGATCGCCGGTGCCATGTTGCAACGTCAACAGGCTACGGCTATTGTCGCAGCAAGGGCTAAGATCGTCGAAGGGGCTGTGGGTATGGTGGAAATGGCCCTCCAAAGGCTGTCTGAGAGAAATGTGGTAGAATTAGATGATGAAAGAAAAGCTGCCATGGTTAGTAACTTAATGGTTGTGCTTTGCGGAGAGAAAGCAGCCTCACCTGTCGTCAACGCAGGTACACTTTATCAATAA
- a CDS encoding alpha-amylase family glycosyl hydrolase yields the protein MSIRFKGVNWLNGASIYEVNVRQYTPEGTLKAFEKHLPRIRKMGVDILWFMPLTPISMKNRKGSLGSYYAASNYMDINPEFGSTEDFKQLVHAAHALGFKVIIDWVANHTGWDHIWTQHPDWYLKDEQGNFTETHGWEDVIDLNYQNQDMQTAMIHAMKYWIGMFDIDGFRCDMAHLVPLSFWQKARTDLEQLKQLLWLGECDDDSYSDVFDITYAWRWMHDSEKLRYNEDLPAHIQHMTGTLQHYKSLPAGAEKLLFTGNHDENSWNGTAYEKYADLALPLAAFTFLYPAVPLIYGGQEIPNTKRLSFFDKDQLDWPASDPPALAPFYESVISLHRHPAFGFNTVLHWLDTGPNSTILAYFIQATEGGNGKALVMLNLSQQQSQLFNLAGQLPKETITGIYTHMDQRMRQQENQKIQPDQQWVLPPASFSVYYSKEG from the coding sequence ATGAGTATTCGATTTAAGGGTGTCAACTGGCTGAATGGGGCCAGCATTTACGAGGTAAATGTCAGACAATATACACCGGAAGGCACCTTAAAAGCATTCGAAAAACACTTGCCGAGGATCAGAAAAATGGGGGTTGATATTCTATGGTTCATGCCACTCACTCCCATCAGTATGAAGAACAGGAAAGGAAGTTTAGGCAGTTACTATGCGGCCAGTAACTATATGGATATTAATCCCGAGTTTGGCTCGACCGAAGACTTTAAACAGCTGGTTCATGCAGCCCATGCACTTGGTTTCAAGGTGATCATCGACTGGGTGGCCAACCATACAGGCTGGGACCATATATGGACCCAACATCCCGATTGGTACCTTAAAGATGAACAAGGCAATTTTACAGAAACCCATGGCTGGGAAGATGTCATAGACCTCAATTATCAGAATCAGGATATGCAGACAGCAATGATTCATGCCATGAAATACTGGATCGGCATGTTTGATATTGATGGATTTAGATGTGATATGGCTCACCTGGTTCCCCTGTCCTTCTGGCAAAAAGCCAGAACTGACCTAGAGCAACTGAAGCAGTTATTATGGCTGGGGGAGTGTGATGATGATTCTTATAGTGATGTTTTCGATATCACCTATGCCTGGCGATGGATGCATGACAGCGAGAAACTAAGGTATAATGAAGACCTCCCGGCGCATATTCAGCATATGACAGGCACATTACAGCATTATAAAAGTTTACCCGCGGGTGCAGAAAAACTACTGTTTACCGGCAATCATGATGAGAATAGTTGGAATGGAACCGCTTATGAAAAATACGCTGACTTAGCGCTACCCTTGGCTGCCTTTACTTTCCTATACCCGGCAGTTCCGCTTATTTACGGCGGGCAGGAAATCCCGAATACAAAAAGATTAAGTTTTTTTGACAAAGACCAACTGGATTGGCCTGCCTCCGACCCACCAGCATTAGCCCCGTTCTACGAGAGCGTCATCAGCCTGCACAGGCATCCGGCATTTGGCTTTAATACCGTACTTCACTGGCTGGATACCGGCCCAAATAGCACTATTCTTGCCTACTTCATTCAGGCAACGGAGGGAGGCAATGGGAAGGCATTGGTTATGCTCAATTTATCTCAGCAGCAAAGTCAGCTCTTTAATCTGGCAGGGCAATTGCCCAAAGAGACGATCACAGGGATATACACGCATATGGACCAGAGGATGCGTCAGCAGGAAAATCAAAAAATACAGCCGGATCAACAATGGGTGTTGCCGCCAGCCAGCTTTAGTGTATATTATTCGAAGGAAGGATAG